One stretch of Rattus norvegicus strain BN/NHsdMcwi chromosome 12, GRCr8, whole genome shotgun sequence DNA includes these proteins:
- the P2rx2 gene encoding P2X purinoceptor 2, whose protein sequence is MVRRLARGCWSAFWDYETPKVIVVRNRRLGFVHRMVQLLILLYFVWYVFIVQKSYQDSETGPESSIITKVKGITMSEDKVWDVEEYVKPPEGGSVVSIITRIEVTPSQTLGTCPESMRVHSSTCHSDDDCIAGQLDMQGNGIRTGHCVPYYHGDSKTCEVSAWCPVEDGTSDNHFLGKMAPNFTILIKNSIHYPKFKFSKGNIASQKSDYLKHCTFDQDSDPYCPIFRLGFIVEKAGENFTELAHKGGVIGVIINWNCDLDLSESECNPKYSFRRLDPKYDPASSGYNFRFAKYYKINGTTTTRTLIKAYGIRIDVIVHGQAGKFSLIPTIINLATALTSIGVGSFLCDWILLTFMNKNKLYSHKKFDKVRTPKHPSSRWPVTLALVLGQIPPPPSHYSQDQPPSPPSGEGPTLGEGAELPLAVQSPRPCSISALTEQVVDTLGQHMGQRPPVPEPSQQDSTSTDPKGLAQL, encoded by the exons ATGGTCCGGCGCTTGGCCCGGGGCTGCTGGTCCGCGTTCTGGGACTACGAGACGCCTAAGGTGATCGTGGTGCGGAATCGGCGCCTGGGATTCGTGCACCGCATGGTGCAGCTTCTCATCCTGCTTTACTTCGTGTG GTACGTCTTCATCGTGCAGAAAAGCTACCAGGACAGCGAGACCGGACCGGAGAGCTCCATCATCACCAAAGTCAAGGGGATCACCATGTCGGAAGACAAAGTGTGGGACGTGGAGGAATACGTAAAGCCCCCGGAG GGGGGCAGTGTAGTCAGCATCATCACCAGGATCGAGGTTACCCCTTCCCAGACCTTGGGAACATGCCCAGAG AGCATGAGGGTTCACAGCTCTACCTGCCATTCAGACGACGACTGTATTGCCGGACAGCTGGACATGCAAGGCAATG GGATTCGCACAGGGCACTGTGTACCCTATTACCATGGGGACTCCAAGACCTGCGAGGTGTCAGCCTGGTGCCCGGTGGAGGATGGAACTTCTGACAA CCATTTTCTGGGTAAAATGGCCCCAAATTTCACCATCCTCATCAAGAACAGCATCCACTACCCCAAGTTCAAGTTCTCAAA GGGCAACATTGCAAGCCAGAAGAGTGACTACCTCAAGCATTGCACATTTGATCAGGACTCTGACCCATACTGTCCCATCTTCAGGCTGGGTTTCATTGTTGAGAAGGCAGGAGAGAACTTCACAGAACTGGCACACAAG GGCGGTGTCATTGGAGTCATCATCAACTGGAACTGTGACCTGGACTTGTCTGAATCAGAGTGCAACCCCAAATATTCTTTCCGGAGGCTCGACCCCAAGTATGACCCTGCCTCCTCAGGCTACAACTTCAG GTTTGCCAAGTATTACAAGATAAACGGCACTACCACCACTCGAACTCTCATCAAAGCCTATGGGATTCGAATCGATGTTATCGTGCATGGACAG GCAGGGAAATTCAGTCTCATTCCCACCATCATCAATCTGGCCACTGCTCTGACCTCCATCGGGGTG GGCTCCTTCCTGTGTGACTGGATTTTGTTAACGTTCATGAACAAAAACAAGCTCTACAGCCATAAGAAGTTCGACAAGGTGCGTACTCCAAAGCATCCCTCAAGTAGATGGCCTGTGACCCTTGCCCTTGTCTTGGGCCAGATCCCTCCCCCACCTAGTCACTACTCCCAGGATCAGCCACCCAGCCCTCCATCAGGTGAAGGACCAACTTTGGGAGAAGGGGCAGAGCTACCACTGGCTGTCCAGTCTCCTCGGCCTTGCTCCATCTCTGCTCTGACTGAGCAGGTGGTGGACACACTTGGCCAGCATATGGGACAAAGACCTCCTGTCCCTGAGCCTTCCCAACAGGACTCCACATCCACGGACCCCAAAGGTTTGGCCCAACTTTGA
- the P2rx2 gene encoding P2X purinoceptor 2 isoform X7, translating into MSEDKVWDVEEYVKPPEGGSVVSIITRIEVTPSQTLGTCPESMRVHSSTCHSDDDCIAGQLDMQGNGIRTGHCVPYYHGDSKTCEVSAWCPVEDGTSDNHFLGKMAPNFTILIKNSIHYPKFKFSKGNIASQKSDYLKHCTFDQDSDPYCPIFRLGFIVEKAGENFTELAHKGGVIGVIINWNCDLDLSESECNPKYSFRRLDPKYDPASSGYNFRFAKYYKINGTTTTRTLIKAYGIRIDVIVHGQAGKFSLIPTIINLATALTSIGVGSFLCDWILLTFMNKNKLYSHKKFDKVRTPKHPSSRWPVTLALVLGQIPPPPSHYSQDQPPSPPSGEGPTLGEGAELPLAVQSPRPCSISALTEQVVDTLGQHMGQRPPVPEPSQQDSTSTDPKGLAQL; encoded by the exons ATGTCGGAAGACAAAGTGTGGGACGTGGAGGAATACGTAAAGCCCCCGGAG GGGGGCAGTGTAGTCAGCATCATCACCAGGATCGAGGTTACCCCTTCCCAGACCTTGGGAACATGCCCAGAG AGCATGAGGGTTCACAGCTCTACCTGCCATTCAGACGACGACTGTATTGCCGGACAGCTGGACATGCAAGGCAATG GGATTCGCACAGGGCACTGTGTACCCTATTACCATGGGGACTCCAAGACCTGCGAGGTGTCAGCCTGGTGCCCGGTGGAGGATGGAACTTCTGACAA CCATTTTCTGGGTAAAATGGCCCCAAATTTCACCATCCTCATCAAGAACAGCATCCACTACCCCAAGTTCAAGTTCTCAAA GGGCAACATTGCAAGCCAGAAGAGTGACTACCTCAAGCATTGCACATTTGATCAGGACTCTGACCCATACTGTCCCATCTTCAGGCTGGGTTTCATTGTTGAGAAGGCAGGAGAGAACTTCACAGAACTGGCACACAAG GGCGGTGTCATTGGAGTCATCATCAACTGGAACTGTGACCTGGACTTGTCTGAATCAGAGTGCAACCCCAAATATTCTTTCCGGAGGCTCGACCCCAAGTATGACCCTGCCTCCTCAGGCTACAACTTCAG GTTTGCCAAGTATTACAAGATAAACGGCACTACCACCACTCGAACTCTCATCAAAGCCTATGGGATTCGAATCGATGTTATCGTGCATGGACAG GCAGGGAAATTCAGTCTCATTCCCACCATCATCAATCTGGCCACTGCTCTGACCTCCATCGGGGTG GGCTCCTTCCTGTGTGACTGGATTTTGTTAACGTTCATGAACAAAAACAAGCTCTACAGCCATAAGAAGTTCGACAAGGTGCGTACTCCAAAGCATCCCTCAAGTAGATGGCCTGTGACCCTTGCCCTTGTCTTGGGCCAGATCCCTCCCCCACCTAGTCACTACTCCCAGGATCAGCCACCCAGCCCTCCATCAGGTGAAGGACCAACTTTGGGAGAAGGGGCAGAGCTACCACTGGCTGTCCAGTCTCCTCGGCCTTGCTCCATCTCTGCTCTGACTGAGCAGGTGGTGGACACACTTGGCCAGCATATGGGACAAAGACCTCCTGTCCCTGAGCCTTCCCAACAGGACTCCACATCCACGGACCCCAAAGGTTTGGCCCAACTTTGA